A single region of the Coleofasciculus sp. FACHB-T130 genome encodes:
- the gcvT gene encoding glycine cleavage system aminomethyltransferase GcvT codes for MAKSEELHPETALARTPLYELALEQKARLTAFSGWEMPVQYTGIGQEHLAVRTTAGMFDISHMGKFTFKGKQLISYLQPLVPSDLSRLKAGESQYTVLLNSHGGILDDIIFYYQGEDADGEQRGAMIVNAATRSRDKAWLFAQLESSQIDFEDLSLAKVLIAVQGSQAIAYLQEFVKEDLTPIKAFGHLEATVLNEPAFIARTGYTGEDGFEVMVDPEVGVDLWRSLFTAGVVPCGLGSRDTLRLEAAMGLYGQDMDESTTPLEAGLGWLVHLDTKGDFIGRPVLEKQKANGVERRLVGLQMQGRFIARHGYPVLSKGEAIGVVTSGTLAPTVGQPIALAYVPPNLAQIGQELEVEIRGKAYPAVVVKKPFYRSPSRLPSK; via the coding sequence GTGGCTAAGTCAGAAGAATTGCATCCAGAGACGGCGCTTGCCCGTACTCCCCTATATGAACTTGCCCTAGAACAAAAAGCCCGATTGACTGCCTTTTCCGGCTGGGAAATGCCCGTACAATACACCGGAATCGGACAAGAACACTTGGCAGTCCGCACCACAGCGGGAATGTTCGATATCTCCCACATGGGGAAATTTACCTTCAAAGGGAAACAGCTAATTTCGTACTTACAGCCTCTCGTTCCCTCAGATTTGAGCCGCCTGAAAGCTGGTGAATCTCAGTACACCGTCCTGCTGAATTCTCACGGCGGCATTTTGGACGACATTATCTTCTATTATCAGGGCGAAGATGCAGACGGCGAGCAGCGGGGAGCAATGATTGTCAACGCCGCCACTCGATCTAGAGACAAAGCATGGCTGTTTGCCCAACTGGAATCTTCTCAAATTGATTTCGAGGATCTTTCCCTAGCAAAAGTTTTGATTGCCGTTCAGGGATCACAAGCAATTGCATATCTTCAAGAATTTGTCAAGGAAGACCTGACGCCGATTAAGGCATTTGGACATTTGGAAGCAACCGTCTTGAATGAGCCAGCTTTCATCGCCCGGACTGGGTACACCGGAGAGGATGGATTTGAAGTCATGGTAGACCCAGAAGTGGGGGTAGACTTGTGGCGCAGTCTCTTTACGGCTGGCGTCGTACCCTGCGGACTCGGTTCCAGAGACACCTTGCGCCTGGAAGCGGCAATGGGCCTCTACGGGCAAGATATGGACGAAAGCACCACCCCTTTAGAAGCTGGATTGGGTTGGCTGGTTCATCTGGATACGAAAGGCGATTTTATCGGACGTCCAGTCTTAGAAAAACAGAAGGCAAATGGCGTAGAACGACGCTTAGTCGGACTGCAAATGCAAGGGCGTTTTATTGCGCGTCATGGCTACCCGGTGCTATCCAAAGGTGAAGCCATCGGCGTCGTCACCAGCGGCACCTTAGCACCAACGGTAGGGCAACCCATCGCCCTCGCCTATGTTCCTCCGAATCTGGCTCAGATTGGTCAGGAATTGGAGGTAGAAATCCGGGGCAAAGCTTATCCAGCCGTTGTCGTTAAAAAACCTTTTTATCGCTCCCCCAGCCGTCTCCCCAGCAAGTAA